One part of the Rutidosis leptorrhynchoides isolate AG116_Rl617_1_P2 chromosome 1, CSIRO_AGI_Rlap_v1, whole genome shotgun sequence genome encodes these proteins:
- the LOC139874499 gene encoding pre-rRNA-processing protein esf2 produces the protein MVEEELVKTEDLTKEQPNVELDDLKAERKERRKRRLLKEAAKANKRGVCYLSRIPPRMDPLKLRQLLSQYGELERIYLTPEDPAANVHRKKAGGFRGIGFTEGWVEFTNKNVAKRVASMLNGEQIGGKKKSLFYYDLWNIKYLSKFKWDHLTEEIAYKNATREQKLALELSAARKERDFYLKKVDQSRAISSIDERLKKKRKIQEADGSTAEISGDQQAAKVIRQFRQTKPVRDGGDKQKQGLSKDLLAGVFGGSS, from the exons ATGGTTGAAGAAGAACTGGTGAAGACAGAGGATTTGACAAAGGAACAGCCTAATGTTGAATTAGATGATTTGAAGGCAGAACGAAAAGAGAGAAGGAAAAGACGTTTATTGAAGGAAGCTGCTAAGGCTAATAAACGTGGGGTCTGCTACTTGAGCCGCATTCCACCGCGTATGGATCCTTTAAAGCTTCGTCAACTTCTATCTCAATACGGAGAGCTTGAGAGAATCTATCTCACACCTGaag ATCCTGCAGCTAATGTGCACCGTAAAAAAGCAGGTGGATTTCGTGGAATAGGGTTCACAGAAGG ATGGGTTGAATTTACTAACAAGAACGTTGCTAAAAGGGTTGCTTCAATGTTGAACGGTGAACAAATAG GTGGGAAGAAGAAGTCGTTGTTCTATTATGACCTTTGGAACATTAAATACTTGAGTAAATTCAAATGGGATCATCTTACAGAAGAGATCG CATATAAGAATGCTACGAGAGAGCAAAAATTAGCACTGGAACTTTCAGCAGCTAGAAAAGAGCGCGACTTCTATCTTAAAAAAGTTGATCAGTCTCGTGCTATAAGTTCTATTGATGAACGTTTGAAGAAG AAACGTAAGATCCAAGAAGCAGATGGATCGACTGCAGAAATATCAGGAGATCAGCAGGCTGCGAAGGTTATTCGTCAGTTTCGTCAAACGAAACCGGTGCGAGATGGCGGTGATAAGCAAAAGCAGGGACTTTCTAAGGATCTTTTGGCTGGG GTTTTTGGTGGTTCTTCATGA
- the LOC139874505 gene encoding ycf20-like protein, whose amino-acid sequence MVPASLMPPPGYLDNLCTFASVRSKVSSAGFSSKSTFSIRKTLYARFWIFHLTQPFLVSESKRMTWHISSSTDGNGFDPSSENNGINGTRLIRAIRAFQIKLNARIKELRKDLPMKLLFFLTGFYCSTAFATVIGQTGDWDILSAALAVFVVEGIGALMYTGSFPLLNKARNLITMFNYWKAGLCMGLFLDSFKY is encoded by the exons ATGGTGCCAGCAAGCCTAATGCCACCACCTGGCTATCTTGATAACCTTTGTACCTTTGCATCTGTGAGATCGAAGGTGTCATCTGCTGGTTTTTCATCTAAATCAACGTTTTCAATTCGTAAGACGTTGTATGCTCGGTTTTGGATCTTCCATCTGACACAACCTTTTCTTGTCAGTGAGTCCAA GAGGATGACATGGCATATAAGTAGCAGCACAGATGGAAATGGATTTGATCCATCATCCGAAAATAATGGCATCAATGGGACTAGACTCATAAGAGCCATACGAGCCTTTCAAATTAAACTAAATGCACGAATTAAAGAGTTGAGGAAGGATCTTCCAATGAAACTCCTATTTTTCTTGACTGGTTTTTATTGTTCGACGGCTTTCGCGACAGTTATAGGTCAAACGGGAGATTGGGATATTCTTTCTGCTGCATTGGCTGTGTTTGTAGTGGAAGGAATTGGGGCCCTTATGTACACGGGTTCGTTTCCTTTATTAAATAAAGCAAGAAACTTGATCACCATGTTTAACTATTGGAAAGCGGGACTTTGTATGGGTCTTTTTCTTGATTCGTTCAAGTACTAG